The DNA window GAATGTCTTTGGCGCGCAGGATTTGATCGAGATCGGTGGCATGAAAAGCGCTGTTCCCAGGTTTATCGATCAGAATGTCATCGGGCGCGGGCGCCAACTCCGATACGATATTCCAGCCTCGCTCTCCCCGAATAAGAAAGCGGCCCAATGGGCCTTCAGCCCCCACGGGCGTGCCATTGAGAAGGCCCCGGAGCCGCTTGTTTGGGTTGAGATCGCTTAAATCAGGGCGGTGCCCTTCACGGGTGAAGATGACGGTCATGCCAGCAGCGCGTAGTGCCCGCAACACGTTGGCGATCGGCGTGATTGCAGCACGCCCCGCAGCCACTGAATATCCCATGGAAGCAAAATAACCATAGGGATGAAGGAAATCATCTTGCATATCAATGATAAGCAACGCAGTGTCCTGTGGCGACCAACGCTCGGACAATGGCCAGCAATAAGGCCTGGAAGCAAGCGGTTTGTAGATGCTCATGGTGCTATTTCTCCATAAACTCTGCCGGAAAGCGTAACTTGATATGGTTTGTATTCCCTGCCACTTTTCCCGGGAAAGCAATACCGATATCGCCCGGTTGGCGGATCCCCTCCCCCAACAAGCCTTGCTCAAAACTGAACTGTTGAATATGCGCCAGGCCTTGCTGAAAATCGGCACTGCCGACAAATGCAGCACCTTCAGCTGGTGCGTAGAAATGCGTCGTTTTCAACTGTTGCCTAAAGCCGGCCGCGTCCGTCCCCGAAGCCTCGGCCATCCAGGCGACAGCCTGTTCATGTTCGGGGCCCGAAGCAGCCAGAATATCCATGACTTCATACCAGGCACCGGCAATAGCCTTGCCAATACCAGGGTACTTTTTGAGCAAATCGGTACGGATAAGTAGCCCGTCATTGATCTCGCCGGGAATGTCTGCAGAACTGAATACGAGATGGGCGTTCGTGTTAGCCGAAAGAATCGAAGCCAGCTGGGGCTGCCAAGTGACCATCGCTTTCACCGTGTTGTTCGGGAAGAGCGCGATCATATCCGCATCGGACGTATTGACCACGGTAACATCACGCTCCGACAGGCCTGCTTTTTCCAACCCGCGAGCCAGCAGGTAATGCGATCCGGAAAATTGCACCAGGTTGACGGGCTGCCCTTTAATGGCGGAGAGATCCTTGCCATCCTTCAGGATAATCCCATCATTCCCCAGGGAATTGCTGAGCAATAGCGGCACACTGGTATCCACACCGGAAGCGGCAGGAATCGTGAGCGCATCAAGCAGCATAGCTATCGTCCCCTCAAATTCCCCCGCGGTATATTGGTTAATACCTTCTATGTAGTCATTAACCTGTACCGCAGATAAATCCACCCCGAACTTCTCGCCCCAGCGTTTTAGGATGCCCGATTCCTGCGCATAACCCAGCGGCATGGAGCCAACATAGACCGACCAAGCAATTCGCACCTGCGGCGGTTTATCAGCGATAGCATGCAGGGAGAAACAGAATAGAAATACGGCGAACAGCCCGTTGGCGGAAAATAGGCGTTTCATGATGCAACCTCGTTGAATACGGGAGACAAGTCTTGAGTTTGTCAGTTCAGCGCGGGGCATCCAATGCTGCGGAATACATGTATACATGCGATTACCCGCAGGTTTGGCTCACCAATAGCAGATCGTCAATAAACGCTTTCAACACCGGGCGTGGAGCATGCTTACTTTTACGTGTTATGGCCTGTATCGGAGATGAACGCCGGTACTGAGCAGGATCGAGTATCACCAACTCCCCCTTTTCGACCCAGCGTTTGGCAAAATGAGCGGGTAAAAAACCAATGTGGTTACCGGCAAGAATGAGCATGGCAGCGGCTTCAATATTACTGACCCAGGCATTAGGCGGCACCCGCTCCTCTCCCAATGGCAGTAGATCCGCACTGTCTAAAAACTCGCGAACCACTTTCTTCGCGCTGGGCAATCCTTCCTGCAGTTCAGCGCCACGAAGCGAGGCCAGCGGATGGGTAACTGCCGCATACAGCAAATCCTGCTCCAGATACAGAGGCAAGTATTCAAGCTCTTGCAGATTGTGGCTGAAAATACCGATGCCAATATCAGAACGGTTATCCAGAACGGCCTGCTCAATGCGGGCTGGCGCTGCGATATCGATGAAAAACTCGGCCTGATTGTGCTCCCGCTGAACAAAACGCTGTATTGTGGCGGTCAAAGGGCAATTGTCATCCGTGATCAGATTATCGATCATGGCAATGCGAATGGGGCCACTTAGCTGACGTTGCATTGCTATGGCATCATGCTCAAAGCGCCGGGTTACAGCGAACAACTCTACTGCCCGGCGATAGATGACCGCCCCTTCGTCCGTTAGCGCAAACCCCGAACGGCCACGTTCACATAATTTGAACCCCAGCCGGCACTCAAGCTGAGTGATCTGCCTGCTGATGGTTGAGGCGTCTCGCCCCAGAATCGCTTGCGCGTTGCTGAACCCTCTGGAGTCCACTACCGCCAGGAAAACACGCAGCAGCCGAAGATCGATATCGGTAATATTCATATTTATAACCGGAGATGTGAGGAAAAAACGGGTACCAATGGCATACGGAACGCCAATTTCAGATCCTATAAGCCACACCCTAGCAGAAACAATCTTTTCATGGCATAGCACATCGATAATATTGCCCATCGCCACCGGAGATAAACCGGCCCCCTCCACCGCCAGATTATTCATCGTTACGGGAACGTGATACGAGCCATCACGCACATGGCGCCACCGTATCGTTCGCCATAGCCATTAAATAATGCACTACCACCACCCAATGGCCCCTGCGCCCCACCCCATGCATAGAAAAATAACCACAGCATCACAATTCAAAAACCTATAAGTAAGTAAAAAAAGCATATAGTTTATAAAATGTTTTTTATTCTTATGATTTTCATCAATTTTTTACCCTTACCCCGGGTATATGAATGGTAAGTTCATTTTTTTTGAACTTATATTCAAGATGAACATATTGCCGACTTTGATAATGGAGCGGATATTAAATAATAATCACCGGCCAGGCATTATCCGGTATTTAATACGATTCTTCGTTATATTTTTACGCAACAAAATAGCAACAAAGCAGTAAATGAACCTAATTGAACATAGCCTACGATAAAAAACGAAATCTGGAAAACCCGAGGGTAAAAATGAAAATAAACGCGCCAAATAACGATAAGTAAAGCACAAATAATAAACTGCCAATAAAAAGGTTGCATACTTTTATTGTAAAAATCCATGCTAAATGGAGGAAAAAATGGCTGAGAAAAAACCAAAAACCCAAGCCCAGCGGCTGATTGGGTTTGGTGGCGCAGCATTTCTTATTCTACTGATCTGTTTGCTGCCAACACCAGAGGGCTTAACGCCGGAAGGGCAAAAAGCATTAGCATTATTCGTTGGGATAATCTTCCTATGGGCCACAGAGCCGGTACCGCTGGCGATTGTCAGCCTGATTATGGTGCCGGTTGTCGTTTCAATGGGCCTGTTGACTGTCGGCAGAACGCTAAATAACTTCTCGACATCGTCTATTTTCCTGATCGTTGCGGCGTTATTAATGGCGCCAGCGATGTCAAAAAGTGGTTTTGCCGACAGGTTAATATACTGGCTGCTTTCTAAAGTGGGCTGCACCGCCGTTCGTATCACGTTTGGGATCACCGTTGCGAACATTGTGCTGGCATTCATTATTCCATCAACCGCAGCCCGAACCGCAGCGCTGCTGCCCATTTGCCTGGCAATCATCGAACTTTTCAGGAAGAACAGTAACCAGCCGAAGGGAAGCCGAAGCAAGTTTGCGGTGGGGTTGCTATTAACGCTGGCCTTTACCAATTCGATCATCAGCGCCGGCATACTCACTGCGACGATCCCCAACCCAGTTACCGTAGACTTTATATTTAAAGCAACCGGACACTCAATATCTTATGCAGAGTGGTTTATGTATGGATTCCCACCGGCGTTAATCATGACGATTTTCGCATGGTGGCTCATCAAGACCGTCTTCAAAGCAGAAGCGAATGAAATACCCGGCGGAAAAGAAATTATTGCAGAGAAACTGCAAACAATGGGGAAAATATCGGCAGATGAGTGGAAAAGCTGCCTGATTTTCTTATTTGTGGTTTTACTTTGGATGACCGGTAGTATTACCAAAATAGATACCACCATCGCAGCCATCATCGGCGTTTGCCTGATGTTTCTTTTTGGCGTGATCAACTGGGCGGATGCATCAAAAACGGCTGCTTTTCAGTTCATGTTAATCATGGGCGGTGGGTTTATTATCGCAGACCTGTTGATCGTCACCGGGGCGGCCAAATGGGTAGCAACCAGCCTATTTAGCCTGCTGAAATTTGATGGTGAGATATCGATTATTATCCTGTTGCTGATCGTGATTTTTATCGTGCAATACATGCATATTCCCTTTATGGGAACGACAAAAATGACCACGATGCTCATCCCTATCGTAATTAGTATTGCAGAAGCCGCCAATATCAACCCCATGATATTAGCGATGCCGGCCGGCATGATCATTGGGGGGTTCCCCCTGTTCCTGTTCTATAACACCATTTCCAGTTTATTGGTTTACGGCACAGATGAATTGCGGATGAGTGATTTCCCCAAAGTCGGCGTGCCTATCTGTACGGTTGCGGTGCTGGTTTATAGCCTGATGGCAGCGACATATTGGCGTTGGCTGGGGCTTTTCTAACAACAGGCTGATAATGATTTAATCTGAGGAGACTTGAAATGAGTAATATCGGATTTAGAGTTTTTTCAAAATTTAATCGCCCCGATGCAAACCTGGTCAGCAAGTTCAAAGCATTGCCGGTGGCCAATATCGCAGACATGATGAACCGCTCAAATGTTCTGGACGCGCGGTTGCGAAAAATCGGCGCAAGCAATCTCTTGGGAGTGGCTTTTACTGTTAAAACCCGCACCGGCGACAACCTGATGGTGCATAAGGCACTGCAAATGGCGCAGCCAGGGGATGTTCTTATCGTCGATGCCCACGCTAATCTAACCAATGCCATTATGGGGGAACTGATGGTGCGTACGGCGGAGCAAAGAAACCTGGCAGGTATCATTATTGACGGCGCAGTGCGCGACGTAGCGGTATTATCCACCCTCAAAATCCCTGTTTATGCCTCCGGGGTCACGCCGGCCGGGCCCTATAAAGACGGCCCGGGTGAAATCAACACCCCGATTAGCGTTGGCGGCGTGACGATTCACCCCGGCGATATTCTGGTGGGCGATGACGACGGCATCGTCGTCATCCGCCCCGGCGTTGCGCAAGATATCTATGAAAAGACGCTGATAAAAAATAAAAAGGAAGAGGAACTGGTTCGCTTGATCAAGGAAGGGCGCCGGGATAACTCATGGATTGATCGGGCGCTGAGTGAAAGAAAATGTGAGTTTATTGATGATGCCTACACCCAATAGGTGTTTGACCACAAATCCTCAAAAACGCCATTAAACATAGCGGGAATATCACCCAATCCCCTCGCAACGCCCGGCCATGGAAAAGCCGGGTTTGCTCCGCTTTCATGCCCATCATGCACGCCGCGAACATGATATTATTCTCGGCACTTTAAGATTTCTTTAATTTTCGTGTGCGAGACTCTGCTTAAACCCAGAGGAGCGTTATATGAAACAGAAAAAAGTATGGCCAATCAGTGAATACGTTACGGTGATTTTCTGTACCGCTGTAGTCCTGCGTTTCTTGCAAATATGGTTTACGACGTAAAGATTTTTCGTTCTTCACTTAGAGATGTTGAATCGCACCCATGCCCGGCAGCCGGAGCCATGCCTGTGGAGTACGCAGTTCATGGGCCACATCTAAAACAAATCAGGTAGTGAGCCTTTTCAGCTGTTCAATAAATATGGCAATATAGGGGTTGTTGTTTTTGGGATTATAAACAGCGTAAATGCAGCAAAGACACCGGAAGTCTTCTATTGGCAGGAAAACAATATCCTGGCGGTTATTGGGTATCGTCATTTTCCCAACCAGGGTCACCCCTAAGCCAGCGCCGACCAAAGCAAGCGCCGTATGAATTTCCAAAGCATGGTGGGAAATAGCTGGCACAATGCCGTGCTCTTTAAACTTCTCAAAGAGCTGACCGGAAAATCCACTTTTCTGGTCGTTAGGGAAGACGATAAAGGGAGAGTTGCAAAAGTCGCGTAATGTAATAAATTTCTTGCGGCTAAGGTAATGATTCTTCGGAATTGCAGCCACCAGAGGATCAACCAGGATGAGTTCATGACGTAGCCCTTCGTCAAGGATATTATCGTTATTCATTTTCCTGATAAACCCGATATCAATGATGTGATTTATCAAAAGTTCTGGCTGGTATGCCGATAAAACCTCCTTAAGATTGATATCAATATGGCCGTGGCTTTCAGTGAAATTTTTTATCGCTTCCGGCAGTAGGTTGAACATAACCGAACGGACAGATCCCAGCGTTAGCGTTGTTGATTTCGCGTTAACATGTTGCCAGACGTCCCTTTCCAGCTTTTCAAAACCAAATATCACCTCCTGCGCCCGGTGATAAACAAACTCACCAAGCTTGGTGAGCGTCATTGGCCTTGAGCTACGGTTAAACAAGGTGCCGTTAAGCTCTTTTTCAAGCGCCGTTATTTGCATACTGATCGCCGTGGGGGCAAGCAATAGCGTTTTCGCCGCCTGGCTGGCGCTGCCCGCTTCCACAACACGACAAAAATACTGCAGTTGTTTTATGTTCACCGTTAATGAGCCTTAAGTAGGCAGAACGCGCTAATCCTTACGGGCTGTGAAAGCGCTCTGAATACGTGCACGATCACTCTGATGCCAGGGCAGCAGGTTACCATGCCGGCACTGGCTATACCGTTATTCTTCCCACACATTACGCGTTTGCCGTTGAGATACGCCAGCCCAGATCGCGGGCAAAAAAAAAGGCCGCCGAGTGTTAGCCCGGCGGCCTTGTTATCGATAATCAGGCTAAAGCATTATTCCAGCCATTCGGTATGGAATACGCCTTCTTTATCGATACGTTTGTAGGTATGGGCGCCAAAATAATCGCGCTGCGCCTGGATCAAGTTAGCCGGCAGCACCGCAGAACGGTAGCTGTCGTAGTAGGCGATAGCGGCAGAGAAGGTTGGCGTTGGGATACCGTTTTGCACCGCATAGGCCACCACGTCACGCAGCGCCTGCTGGTATTCGTCAGCGATTTTCTTGAAGTATGGCGCCAGCAGCAGGTTAGCAATGTCGGCGTTTTCAGCATACGCATCGGTGATTTTCTGCAGGAACTGCGCACGGATGATGCAGCCGGCACGGAAGATCTTGGCGATTTCGCCGTAGTTCAGATCCCAGTTGTTCTCTGTAGAAGCCGCTTTCAGCTGTGAGAAGCCCTGGGCGTAGGAAACGATTTTCCCCAGGTACAGCGCACGGCGCACTTTCTCGATAAATTCGGCTTTGTCGCCAGCAAAGGCAGCTACTTTCGGGCCGCTCAGCACTTTGGATGCGGCAACGCGCTGATCTTTGAGGGAAGACAGGTAACGTGCAAACACCGATTCAGTGATCAGCGACAGCGGTTCGCCCAGATCCAGCGAGCTTTGGCTGGTCCACTTACCGGTGCCTTTGTTAGCGGCTTCGTCCAGGATCACATCAACCAGGTAGTTACCCTGCTCATCTTTTTTGGTGAAGATGTCTTTGGTGATGTCAATCAGGTAGCTGCTCAGCTCGCCCTGGTTCCATTCGGTGAAGGTGTTGGCCAGCTCTTCGTTGCTCAGGCCCAGCGCCTGTTTCAGCAGAGAGTAGGCTTCCGCGATCAGCTGCATGTCGCCGTATTCGATGCCGTTGTGCACCATTTTCACATAGTGGCCGGCGCCGTCTGCACCGATGTAGGCAACGCATGGCTCGCCTTCAGCCACAGCGGCGATTTTCTTCAGAATTGGGGCCACCAGTTCATAAGCTTCTTTCTGGCCGCCAGGCATGATGGAAGGCCCTTTCAGCGCGCCCTCTTCA is part of the Gibbsiella quercinecans genome and encodes:
- a CDS encoding cysteine hydrolase family protein: MSIYKPLASRPYCWPLSERWSPQDTALLIIDMQDDFLHPYGYFASMGYSVAAGRAAITPIANVLRALRAAGMTVIFTREGHRPDLSDLNPNKRLRGLLNGTPVGAEGPLGRFLIRGERGWNIVSELAPAPDDILIDKPGNSAFHATDLDQILRAKDIRQLILTGVTTDVCVHSTMREANDRGYDCLLLTDCCAAGEKGLHQATIDITLREGGIFGAVAQSADLLVAIGK
- a CDS encoding putative urea ABC transporter substrate-binding protein — its product is MKRLFSANGLFAVFLFCFSLHAIADKPPQVRIAWSVYVGSMPLGYAQESGILKRWGEKFGVDLSAVQVNDYIEGINQYTAGEFEGTIAMLLDALTIPAASGVDTSVPLLLSNSLGNDGIILKDGKDLSAIKGQPVNLVQFSGSHYLLARGLEKAGLSERDVTVVNTSDADMIALFPNNTVKAMVTWQPQLASILSANTNAHLVFSSADIPGEINDGLLIRTDLLKKYPGIGKAIAGAWYEVMDILAASGPEHEQAVAWMAEASGTDAAGFRQQLKTTHFYAPAEGAAFVGSADFQQGLAHIQQFSFEQGLLGEGIRQPGDIGIAFPGKVAGNTNHIKLRFPAEFMEK
- a CDS encoding LysR family transcriptional regulator, yielding MRDGSYHVPVTMNNLAVEGAGLSPVAMGNIIDVLCHEKIVSARVWLIGSEIGVPYAIGTRFFLTSPVINMNITDIDLRLLRVFLAVVDSRGFSNAQAILGRDASTISRQITQLECRLGFKLCERGRSGFALTDEGAVIYRRAVELFAVTRRFEHDAIAMQRQLSGPIRIAMIDNLITDDNCPLTATIQRFVQREHNQAEFFIDIAAPARIEQAVLDNRSDIGIGIFSHNLQELEYLPLYLEQDLLYAAVTHPLASLRGAELQEGLPSAKKVVREFLDSADLLPLGEERVPPNAWVSNIEAAAMLILAGNHIGFLPAHFAKRWVEKGELVILDPAQYRRSSPIQAITRKSKHAPRPVLKAFIDDLLLVSQTCG
- a CDS encoding SLC13 family permease, with product MAEKKPKTQAQRLIGFGGAAFLILLICLLPTPEGLTPEGQKALALFVGIIFLWATEPVPLAIVSLIMVPVVVSMGLLTVGRTLNNFSTSSIFLIVAALLMAPAMSKSGFADRLIYWLLSKVGCTAVRITFGITVANIVLAFIIPSTAARTAALLPICLAIIELFRKNSNQPKGSRSKFAVGLLLTLAFTNSIISAGILTATIPNPVTVDFIFKATGHSISYAEWFMYGFPPALIMTIFAWWLIKTVFKAEANEIPGGKEIIAEKLQTMGKISADEWKSCLIFLFVVLLWMTGSITKIDTTIAAIIGVCLMFLFGVINWADASKTAAFQFMLIMGGGFIIADLLIVTGAAKWVATSLFSLLKFDGEISIIILLLIVIFIVQYMHIPFMGTTKMTTMLIPIVISIAEAANINPMILAMPAGMIIGGFPLFLFYNTISSLLVYGTDELRMSDFPKVGVPICTVAVLVYSLMAATYWRWLGLF
- a CDS encoding RraA family protein, which produces MSNIGFRVFSKFNRPDANLVSKFKALPVANIADMMNRSNVLDARLRKIGASNLLGVAFTVKTRTGDNLMVHKALQMAQPGDVLIVDAHANLTNAIMGELMVRTAEQRNLAGIIIDGAVRDVAVLSTLKIPVYASGVTPAGPYKDGPGEINTPISVGGVTIHPGDILVGDDDGIVVIRPGVAQDIYEKTLIKNKKEEELVRLIKEGRRDNSWIDRALSERKCEFIDDAYTQ
- a CDS encoding LysR family transcriptional regulator produces the protein MNIKQLQYFCRVVEAGSASQAAKTLLLAPTAISMQITALEKELNGTLFNRSSRPMTLTKLGEFVYHRAQEVIFGFEKLERDVWQHVNAKSTTLTLGSVRSVMFNLLPEAIKNFTESHGHIDINLKEVLSAYQPELLINHIIDIGFIRKMNNDNILDEGLRHELILVDPLVAAIPKNHYLSRKKFITLRDFCNSPFIVFPNDQKSGFSGQLFEKFKEHGIVPAISHHALEIHTALALVGAGLGVTLVGKMTIPNNRQDIVFLPIEDFRCLCCIYAVYNPKNNNPYIAIFIEQLKRLTT
- the gndA gene encoding NADP-dependent phosphogluconate dehydrogenase; this translates as MSKQQIGVVGMAVMGRNLALNIESRGYTVSIFNRSGDKTDEVIAENPGKNLVPYYSVEEFVESLEKPRRILLMVKAGEATDKTIASLTPHLDKGDILIDGGNTYYKDTIRRNRELSDQGFNFIGTGVSGGEEGALKGPSIMPGGQKEAYELVAPILKKIAAVAEGEPCVAYIGADGAGHYVKMVHNGIEYGDMQLIAEAYSLLKQALGLSNEELANTFTEWNQGELSSYLIDITKDIFTKKDEQGNYLVDVILDEAANKGTGKWTSQSSLDLGEPLSLITESVFARYLSSLKDQRVAASKVLSGPKVAAFAGDKAEFIEKVRRALYLGKIVSYAQGFSQLKAASTENNWDLNYGEIAKIFRAGCIIRAQFLQKITDAYAENADIANLLLAPYFKKIADEYQQALRDVVAYAVQNGIPTPTFSAAIAYYDSYRSAVLPANLIQAQRDYFGAHTYKRIDKEGVFHTEWLE